tgcatgtatttgctAATGATTTCCAGATGTTTATGAGGAAGAGTGGCGTGGGTGTTAAGTGATAGCTTTAAAATGTAGCTGATGAGATCATTATCTGTGATGTCCATTATCTCAGCCAAAGCGTGTTCGATAATGATGCACGTGGAAGGGTAGACAATGATGTTTTCATCTAGGAGATTATCAATTTAGCTTGCCGGCGTCCCGCGGATAGAATCCCCGTCAGCGAATTTCTTCGCGGTTGCCATGGCTACAAATACAATCACACATTCTATTGGCGAAGGACTTCTGGCTAACAACATGTTGTGATGGGGAGGAACTTTTACGTAGAACTTTGTTTGAAATGGGTCTTCCTCACTCCTTCACAACGATTTATCATCTATTTGCCTTTGCATCTGCAACTTTttgcttgttcattttttttttccatttacatAACTGTGTCATTTTCATAATATCTCTATCACCCCCGCCTCCAACGTTTGCCTGTAAGATGTTATGTAAGTTATTGCAGATGGATTTTGCAAGATGGTTATAAATCTGATAAAACGGCTAGGCAGTTTTACGATGAGATGTGCATTGCAATGAGATTCACAGTTGTCATGTTAATGTGGCAAAAAATTAATGTAGTGAATGAAGGGTATTGAATCACTGCATGTGATTATGCTGTAAACcaagtttcatgtttgtttcgGGTATACGCCATCATGAATCAAAGTGAAATATCCAAATATTGACTATCGAACAATAATGTTCACCAACTCACAACACGTCCAGTCAAATTCTCCTAAAGTAGctacaaaaagaacaaatccacgGAATAAAAGCAAATTGATTGcgacattcttttctttgtcctGTATCCACGTTAGTTACTAAAACTATCACTCTTTATAGCAATGTTATACAAGATGTGTTTTAGAAAACTTTTGTTACTCTTCATGGTAATCCCATCATGATGACTTGAGAGTACAAAAATAGAGATATGAAGTGAATAGAAGTGTTACATGCCCGGTTTGGTCAGGTCAGCCTTGGATATACTAGATATGACAGAAATCTATTTCAGCTCTCATTGGTGGCGACACAGATAATTATCTGAGAGCCAGTGGGCAATTAAGTTTTGACAGAAGAATTTAATCTTTGTCATTTACAGTTTCTCTTGGGATAAAGTCAAAttatttccccattttttaCATGAACGTGTGATTCTATGAATGAAATAACAGAGCTGGTATGGAGAGATGAAATTCTTTATCACTTATGTTTGCTAGTAATAGATATCAATGAAACAGTCATTATTCTCGGATATGATATAGGtaacaaaaagatgaaattacaaatgtagtAAAACTTTTTTGAATTATGCCCAATTCATTGTCTACAGGAATTATGTCAGAGAACGTAATGAAAGCAACAAATGTTTGAAAGCGGAATTAAGATTTTATATCAGTTTGAAGTACAACCAAACGAGATTCGATGATATCGGATTAAGAAGAATACGCAATTGTTTTGGTTGGTATCAGTGATGTAcccttttaattattttttcccctgtcATGATTATGTTGAACGCCTTTTGGATACTTGCAGATAAAGTGATTGTAAATATGCGAAGTTATGTGGAAAAAAGTACCTCGGATgaggaaaatagaaaaaaaaaaatgtttgctagtggattgcatgtatatatatacgtacatatatatatgaatggtTTTGTGACAATTGGGTTGAAGCAAATAATGTATGGCAGAAACCAAAATTCCGGATCCATACCAGTTACTTGTCATACTCTGTGCTCTCGGCTTAAACCTCCTAATGGAGATACAaataaacaagacaaaaaaaaaaaaatcaaggtcagaatCAAGCTTGTGGGTGATCTTGTTTAGATAATCATTTCACAAAGGTAATATCGTAAAAGAGCAATTACTGCAGTCTAgacaaagaaatcaaaacatgaatcctaaGCACTTCATGTTAttgaagagaaatgaggaaatgAAATTGTGTATACATAATCACATAATTTATTGTGAGTTGTGCTATATCAGTTAACCTAGATTCAATGGTGTTTACAAGTCCTGGAGAATGATGAGATTGGTATTACCAAAAAGTGGAGCATGtagtatcattaaaaaaaaaaaaacagaagaaaacaggcaaacaaacaatacaaacgAAAACGattgatgttcgttattccgaaggttggttATTCCAAGATTCGTTaatcgaaaaatgaaataaggttcgttattccaaaggctcgttattccaaaacaTGCACAGATACCTACatgttcgttaattcgaaaatcaAACAGGGTTCGTTAAACCGAAGGctttatttcgaaggttcgttaatccgaaaatgaagcaaggattgttattccaaaggttccttaatctgaaaatgaaagcaagGAGCGTCCTAACAAACTTTCACAAGTACAaatctatttcgttttcggattaacgaacctccgaAATAACGAAttgcgacccccccccccccaaaaaaaaagacaaaaaaaaaaaacacacacacacacacaaacacacaaacaaacacaaaaacaaaaacaaaaaataaagataagaataagaagcaaaacaaacacacacacattggtttCATACTTATAAGTACAATTCTACATATTAGTTTCTCGACATTATATTGAAGACTAGGAGTACGAATCCATGTCATTGATCTGTGCTTTGGTAaatgaagttatgcaatgtgtCACAGTGTCACACACGACTTCAGAAGTGTGACTGAGCGAATTAGGCTTTTAAAGTTCCATACTTTGGCATGTCATAGGTTTCATGGTTCTGAAGTGATTGCCACTTTTAAAGTAAGGATTACACTGTACAGATAAAGGCTACAACTGTACAGCAAATCAACTGTTCAAATTATCCTTCCATACGTTATGCCAAGATGTCATGCCAAAATGTCATATGATTCTGCGTTGGAATACACATATCAATGATTCAGTGTGTGTTTATAAATTAAAAATAATACGCCATTGAAAGGacaggaaaatgaaaaattgaaatgtgGCACGCTTGAATGTATAaggaaaaaattgaaaacagaACCGCGTATATGAACACTGCAAGCcagtgaaataattatgataattatgtttgcatTGCATTTCACCATCGATCTATATCATgtcaaaaatatatgtatatctcaatcataaaaagagtaaaacaaTGGCGAGCATAATGTACACTACCATGAAAACAGCTGCAATTTGTGCCAATAAAATTTGTAAGTCCTGTAGGCCTTACAATCTGAAGCAAATATTGGATGATGATGAAATGTGCGCTTAAATCAATTGTAACCTAAAGACCTTTTTGATATGTGATTTAAATTTGCTGTGTGTACTTGTTATGAAGCACAATGTATTCAACACAAAATAAGAATTCTTCTACCGCATAAATGGGATGATGAAGTCATGCAAACTGCGATCATATTTTTTACTCTCCCACACAAAAGCCTATGAATATGCAGTCTTGATAAAATTCATTGGTTGTGATCTTTGACCTTATGGGTTGGCCTTTATTCCCTTTGCATGAAGGATGTGTTTCCCACTGTATTTCTGTCTTCTTTATAATGTAAACTGCAATTAGACTTTCCACTTTGAAGTTGTGGCTGAAAATCGTTTCAGCCAAAGTTCAATGACCCTTGCCCTTGACTTCTCTGTCACTTCACTTATTTAAGGGAGGTAGAAGCttatacaaatatatcattatgaGTAATTATCTCTTTTGGCGGCTATCATACCCTTAACCCTTATAAATTTTGATGTACTCATTTTCCACTCCCCTGCCAAATTACATTATCACTTGGACATCCCTCagaagttgaaagttgaaattttctttgaaagttCAGTGTCATACCACCATTAAGGATTTTGCCAAAAATCTAACCAGCAAATCTACACCTTTCATATAACATACACGATCCTGTGCTCAGTATCGACAAAACTCAGTGTAAGTTTtcataaaattgtgataatgcaGCATGTTGATAGACAGATCAATAGCAAACAAACTAAATACACCAGAAAATTGTACTGCCTCTGGCAATCTGCAGATTAAAGCATTTCATATTGTAATTAGTATTTTGATGTTTGATATAACTAGATTTTTGCCAAAGAAACTACTATATTTGTGTCAGATCAATAGATACAGTGTAGTACGATAAATGCTGaacttgaaaaaacaaacaaacaaatcaatagCAAGCAGGCAATTAGTCTAGATATGCATAGATCACTGTGACCAAATAATTTACGTGAATTATTTGGTAAAGGAGGAACATAGAGTGATGCATGATGTCGGTTCAAAAGAATTGCTTTTCACTCACACAAGGTCttctacaatgtacagtaaAGTCCCAGCTCTCAGACTGATTGACTGCACTAATATCCCACCAATAGTCTGGTATTATTGGAATTATTGGATGAAGCAAATGGGTTATCAAAGTTGTGGAATGCTATTATGTGCATCTTATGGAATATCTGTACACTTCAGGCTCAGAgctaatttcagttcaattcaaaggAAGGATTCAAACGATAAGGATATATTTTGATACACTGAGGGTATGAAACATACCCCTGAAGGGAAACAATGACAACAGAATGTAAGGAATAGTGCAGGAGACAGTGATATCATATTATTCACATCAAACGATTTGCTTGCAGAAGAAATGACAGCAACACACATGCTCATaacaaactacattgtactgtatgttgctACATTGATACATCAAATCACAGAAATGTTCACTCAACACGGACGCACACATGCACTGACAAAAGCACGAGAACCACAAAAGAAACACTGCTAACAGGCACTTTTCCATTTGTATACAAATACATGAACAATGTAATTCTTTTGATTTTATGGCAAGCTTCAAATATTTCACCAACACCCTAAGTACTGTACAAACACAGCGCAAAGCACAAACATTTAATGTCCCACGAGTATTCCCATCGACACAATACAACGCCAAATATTGTAGATTTCCTACATTAAGTACAGGTTTTCAAAATACACCATTCCTATCAATCCCTTTGAGGAAGTCCTGTTTAATAGTCTTGATTTTATCATGTACATATTATACCTGTAAATGTATAAATTACAGCAATTTTTTGGCCTTCTACTGGTACACCAACTAAACACATGAAACCCGCAATCTCTTCAACTATAGCTGCATATTGTAGCAGTACAACAAACATTTGTACACAATCTTGCATTACTTCTCCATAATCAGCATATTCCTCACGCACTTTTTCAAATAAAGTGGAAATATTCAACAAGAGTAAGTCCAAATTCATTGGACTATGACTGTAAGGAAATGGAATAACATTGCCCAAAGTACAAAGTATATTCTAATGGGATAAATATGAACATTGTCATAATTACTTACATGGAAAAActtacaaattttgaaaaatatgtgtacacatgtatttgGGTGTCTCTttaagacaatttttttttcattgttttctgtAAGTGGTGATGATGGACTGTGTTAGCTTAAAGTCATTAAACATTGTATTCTTCTAATGGCTACTTAAAATCATCACGATAAATAATGTACGGATTAGAGGTTACAGcacttatattttgtatatcattCATGGACATTAACCTTACATCTCTTAGATCATCCTGATAGTAATTCATTCTttgaaatcacacacacataagaaTAGTCCAGGAGACCCTACAACTGTATACTATGCTGAGCGCTGAGTAGTACAAGCATTTAGTATCCCAATACAGTATATTTGTAGCACCATCCATTCTGCATCCAAATTTAATGCTGAACATAGACATGCCCACACACTGATAGgttgaaacaaaaacatacaagtaCAGTCAATTCTGCATTAAAAGTTGAATTGATTGGGACTGGAATAAAACTTTGGTTTTGGCAATATTCACTTGTATGCTGTCAAATGCCTTTCAAATTGCAATCCAAGAATTTACTTCAACTGTAATAGGCATATtcaccacatacatgtatgccccTTTCAACAATGCAGAGCTGATTGTGTAAACTCAACGTGCCATTACTGTACATGACAAGACACAAGACACAGGACAAAACATGGCattattttaaaaaagagagagatttcCACAGATTACCACAATAAACCTCTGATGCTATATTTTCCTGGCCAATTTTTCTGTATACAAGTTTGCTGTTATTCCATAACTACACAGCGTGAGCACTGACCAAGTAGCCATGCCCTGGCTATTGCTTCAGAGTTATCCTTGAAATACACgtaaataaaatatataactGCCTTTCCCTTGAAAGCAATGACAAGATGAACTAAAACCCTGAAGAAGAGAAAACCATGCCATAACCTTAAATGGATGAAATTGCACTAAAACCACTCACAGCCTTATCATCTTTATGGATTTCTAATATCTACCAGATAAAATGATATGCAGCATTGTACCTTATCATGTACACTTATGTGCTCTCTGACAAATCAATGATCAATAGTAAATCAATAGTAAAGACGTGCCTACCAATTTGAAactgcaatgtacatgtatcaaaacGTGTACACTGAAATCGTGATTTATAATCATCAATTGTATGAAGTTATTCCAAGAGAGAGAATGCAATTAGATCATTTTCTAACTCATACCAACTGTTCATGTGTATCTCACCTGAGCATTGAACATTTCCTGAATTCTCAACcctaatatgaaatatgaatttaaaattaagatttatttttgcatgttagACTTTAATGGAatcatacaaatacatgtagaccATGTAAAAGCTACATAACATGACATGTCTTTAACTTTCTCTGCTTATCATTCTTAAATTTGGTCACTTTGCTTAACTGTGATGGTAAGAATATAAAGACACATATAAGTACACTTCAGTAACTTGCATGGTTTACATGTTTTTGTGTGAAGACCTACATGTTGTATGGGTTTGAACCTGAGCACCATGTACAGTTCTGCCAAAAtgattgcactttttttcacaCTAAATGAGACAGCTGCGTGTAGCTTACCTCACTTATTCCCGCAAAAACATATACAGTACCTTGCTTTTACAGATAGATACCAATACAATTTACATTACATAAGCTTATTTATACACACAAGCAGTTATAATCAATACACCCGAACACAAAAGTTTGTGCTACAGCTGTAGTTGATCGTTTTTGCCAATCTGCCATTTGTGTCCATTTCTGCTAAAGACATTTACCagtagaaacaaaaatatatacataatatgaatGAGGCAATTgtcattgaacaaaaaaaaaaaaaaaaaaaaaatgaatgagcaATGAGTTATTACAGTGCAAAAATAATGGTACGTACAATGTAGATCCAAATTACTTGCGCAATACCAGTACAAAAATGCATGTGATATGGAGAATTGTTTGGTTGTCCAAATGTAGCATTTACTGCACTCTAACATTAACCTTGACATAGCACTTTTTCCTCCACACTTTTAATGCCGGCAATGCTCAAAGGAAACATCACATGTTATATCAGCCGGTATAGAGAAAAGTGGATAATTGCCAGGTAATTAGGTACCTGGTGGCTTAATTATCTCATCGTGTGCCACACAATTCGTCCAGAGAAAATTTGCAATTTGGGCACAAGTACTGACTTATTCGTGCAAACACTGACACTAATCTAGGCACCTCTGTGTGCAGACACGTCTGACAAACGTATATTCACACAAGCATGCCACATACCATATAAACTGCTCTACTTGCAATATCACACTAATAATGGAAAGCTACTGGAAAGATTGCATAATCACATTGGGAAAATCAACACATATTGACATGATATACTACCAACTCCCACAACACTGCACTTCTCTAAACTGtgacaataatatatcaaaacagaaaatacaatatacattgcATGAGCACACACAATGCTATGACAGGcatgacattttgatattttgtttgtattgcagAAGAGCGGTTGGCTTAGAGACACAAGCAAATGATCCAATCTTCTCCAAAAGCATTAGGGTGTGACAGTCAGCTACTAGAAAGACACTACCAAAGCCGCTGTCAACCAAATGTCTAACTGCCTTCAATATATGATGCTTGCACATTCAATATCATTTAAATTTccagaaaatttcacaaatcacaTCCAAGAGAACTTTCAATAGTAAAGAGAGCTTGCATGAAGGTAACCCATGAAATATAAGTCTCGTTTAATTCCATTTCTGGTATCAATAATATACTAATGACTGTAATTGGTGTATTTTGGAATGATAAGGCACTACAAatgagcatacatgtacaaatgtacattgtatctcagCAGCCTAATAATGCCAACACATTTATACAACGATGATAAAGTAAAACAATGATTCTTCATTCTATTTGTGAatgtataatatgcatttatttaaaattatttttcctttttgctgAGAAGAGGATAGTGGAAACAAACAACATGGAACATTTAATACAGATGATGGTGCAGATAAAACTTTGTGAAATTCAATGACGGGCATTGGTCTTCCGTGAAGCAAGCAATCACACAATCAGTGAACAAACACCTAAAAATATATAATGACCACTGGAAGGGAGTTGAGGTGTACATAGAGCACCCAGACACAGGGGTTGGAGTTGTGGTGGAGATGTAGAGATGGATATGATAAATAATAAGGGGAGGGAAGAAAGCACACTTATACAGGCCAGCTTTTGTCTGCAACATTCTTGGTCTTTCGTTTGAGCCTACCTCCTAGGAGCGGAGACAGGGAGCCCCCAACCTCCACGGGGGGAGTTGTCTCCACAAGATTGGACTCCCCTTCCGTTGCCACGGTGACTGCGCTGAGTTGGTAGCTCTCTCCAGGGGCCTTGCCCCCCTCAGCTATCCTGGTATAGCTCTGGGAGGGAGAAGGGGCTGACTGGATGTTGGGAGACATGGCCTCAATCTCACCAATACTGTGGGGAAACaccaacaaagaaacaaagaaacaaaacctCAAAATGATACAGTGGAAATTAcaggcaaaaaataaaaaggatatTCAATTAAATACCAAAAAGTCTTCATGAAAGCTGTAAAAGtgatttgtacaatgtactttgaaaaataattAGGGACCAAATTACTGTAAatcttgctgaaaaaaaaaaatacttaaaacTTTGCAGATTCAACTAATTTGACAGGTAACATGATctgcattttatatatatagttgtAATTCCTAAAATTTAGACTGTAATATTATTGCATTTAAAATTACACACATGTAGACTGTCTCTATGTAACGTACAGGGTTTACACTCAGGCTGATCACTAAGATCATTACTAAATATGCCACAGAAATTCACAAGTTTAATGCTTTGCAAATTGATACTTATAAGGCAAATTTGTGAAAGGTTGAGTTTACAGTGTAAACTTTTCTATGATATCCCAGGggaaaaatgattgatttcgCACCTTTTGGAAAAGAGCATTTGGGTTTATACAGGAGGCAATATTTTACATGTTCCTGATTTTGCAAATATCAGTTctacaaaaaattaaaaaaacaaaatatacatacatatacaatgtacattgattATATATGTACTGTACACAGTAACATGCAATAATTTGGCAAACAGCAAATGAAATAGCCCACTCTGGCCGCCATACCTGCTATTcttctcaattttcttcaaattgtgTTTCTTCTCCCTCACTTGTCTGTCAATACGATTAAAGAAGTCCATGGTTACATCTCGGTCGTCTTCTTCAATTTTCCCCCCACTGTCCTCTTCCGAGTCTGAACTCCCTTCTCTCCTCTTGGCAGTAGGGGGCGCTCTCCTCGCTGGGCTTCCATTGGCGGTGGCAGTGGCCGTCTCTAGGACATTGGCTGGTAAGGGTTGGTCACCAACAGGAATGCTCAGCGTTTTcctcataaaaatgtcattggtGAACAGCTTGTTTGCTCTCTTTATTTGTTCGATCTGGacatatgcaaaacaaaaacaaagaagcagAGGACGAAATCAATTCATGGACAGCCAAGCAAATTTCCAACGATGATTACATCATAAGATTTGGAGGGACTACTGAGGAATATTCACAGAGTTGTAAACATGCACTGTAGAAAACATTGTTTATCCACAGGAAAGAAAGGTACAACATGTAATTTTCAGCTTGAAAATATGCACCCACCAGAAATACAAGATCTGAGTCAAATGCATAAATATTCAACATCACTTTGAAGTCTGAAAAtatgtaatatttcataatatattcATAAAGACAATCTAAGagacaaaatgtttgatattttgtcaaGTTCTACAGTACATTGTGCATGAGTATCGGGGTGTTATGTGTACGTACACTATGTACATAACTTGGTTTTAATGGCATGTATCACTCAGAATTGAgtatttactttttcttttttttagcatcTTGCCCAGTCAGGCAAGTAGATTTTCTAATTGTTGCAGAACATATGTATGCCGAACATTGATTTTAAGAATAGGAGATataagaaaatgatatagaaaatcACTTGTAAGTCAAGAGCTTGATAAAGCACAGTCATTTGACCAAACAGCACAGGTTGATTCACATGCTTAAACACACTGGAGTATAAACAAACTTGGTTCAATACATGGTGTAAGTGTTGGAAAGTTGGTTGctgtaaaatgaaattaagcagTCAATATCTTTgggcttctgtatggttgacttcatgaatttgaagggggaaatgaaaaaaaaaaagaggtgacttcaaaactttttgcttgcccaatttgggcaagcatttttctccttgttcccaaacacttgcccgagtttgattttcacttgcccggGCAAACacttacatgtgtacatgtacaactgaaCATGTTGTACTTGAACGTTGCGCCTTGCATATTCTGTCACAAATAATTTTACTGTACAATGTGCGATGATTGGCTGTATTACTGTACATCATGGCGTATGTTACTGGACATGTGAAGTGGATACAGCGAACATATTTGAATGTACACTTTGTGCATTTGCATTGCCAAACCTCTCTATCTCCACAGCCCATGGGTGCAAGATTACAAATTTTCCACTGTGTTGATAATAACATGTATCACTGGTGTGGGGGTGTGGAAGGTCaacagaagtacatgtatgtaagaaaacaaaacaaaataaaagcatacatgtacaatgcaaaGTTTTACATATAGTCATTTGACTATCTTTGTAGAGCATATCTGACAAGAGATACATATCTGGTGTCTTGTTTTCTGGATGGCCGTAAAAGATAAGCCAGGAACTCACTTagcttttcatgaaatgaaacgTGAACGGaaagtacagtacattgtataaacaCATGCCTCTTTCTCAAGTATACTTGGGGCAGGAATGGAACTACTTGTACATAGACGGCAACAATGGTCTAtagtagaaaacaaaacaaaactattgTGTCACTgattgtactgtacatgtacactgtacagccCTGTAgctgtgcatacacatacatttgtgtACAAACTGTATAATATTGTATCAAAGCAATCATGGCTGCAGCATCAAGATCTCCCAGTTGTATTGCACATTAATGTACATCAATCTCAGCTACATATTGTAAAGGCCTATGAGAATACACTTggatgtacaatacatgtatgtacatgtgacAGGGCCCTGAACTGACCTTGGCAATCATTAACACAGAGACTAATGCCCTGAATACTTGGCCCTCTGTTTTAAttatctacatgtacaagtactacTAAAATCAAGGTTATGGAGTCCTTCCAGCAATGTGTGCATGAGTGTATCTACTGGATGTGATTCATTGTCAAACCAGAAGTGAGACCAAATCCAAACCTTGCAAATGACTCAAAGTACTCTGTCACCAGGTGGCAGGAAGTCACTC
The DNA window shown above is from Diadema setosum chromosome 14, eeDiaSeto1, whole genome shotgun sequence and carries:
- the LOC140237595 gene encoding lysM and putative peptidoglycan-binding domain-containing protein 2-like; protein product: MASVALKGETTRLGLSNKNYGRSYGATMKSQQETYIQHNIEVGETLQGISIKYGVPIEQIKRANKLFTNDIFMRKTLSIPVGDQPLPANVLETATATANGSPARRAPPTAKRREGSSDSEEDSGGKIEEDDRDVTMDFFNRIDRQVREKKHNLKKIEKNSSIGEIEAMSPNIQSAPSPSQSYTRIAEGGKAPGESYQLSAVTVATEGESNLVETTPPVEVGGSLSPLLGGRLKRKTKNVADKSWPV